From the genome of Anaerolineales bacterium:
TGTTCGACATGAGCGGTGTGGTCGTCTCGTCCCTCGTGGTGGGATTCATCTTCACTGTGGAAACGCCGCTCGCGGCATTCATCGGGATTGCCCTTGCGTTGGTACTCGGAGCGACCTTCACGGTTTTCGGTGTTCATGAGGGCAGCACCGCTGCGGAGAAAAACGGCGAACCCATTCTGACGAGATTTCGCAATTCACTGCGCATCGACCGGAAGCAGCACGGTAATTACTGGCGCCTGCTTCTCGTGCGATTCCTGTTTCTTTCCGGCGTGTACGGCATCCAGGTCTTCGCGCAGTATTTCATCCGCGACGTCCTGCAGGTCGAAAATCCGATCGAATTCACGGGGTCGATGCTGGCTGTTATCGTCTTGGCGCTGATGCTCTTTTCCATCATCGCCGGCCGGATCGCAGATCGCATCGGCCGCAAGCCGATGCACACCCTGGCTGCCGTGACCGTTTGCGTGGGGAGCATTTTGCTAACCATTGCCAGACAACCAACCAGCGTATTGATCATCGGAAGCGTCGTCGGCGCCGGGATCGGCGTGTTCCTGAGTGCGAATTGGGCGTTGGCCAACGACCTGGCCCCGCTGGGAGAGGGCGGGAAATTCCTCGGTCTGACCAACCTGGCCACGGCCGGCGCCGGCGCCATGAGCCGCTTGCTGGGGCTTCCGATCGACGCGGTCAACAATTTGCGTCCCGGCGAGTATCTCGGTTACAACGTGCTGTTCCTGAGCGCTGCGGTGATGTCGATCGTCAGCCTGCTCATCCTGCGCAAGGTGCCGGAACAAATAAACCCGCGGCGCACACAAGTGGTCGATATTCGATCCG
Proteins encoded in this window:
- a CDS encoding MFS transporter, with product MRKNSLFELIKLNTYWFGLSFMWTSLHTLILPALILQYVPDERKNTTLGLLTFTGLIIAAIVQPLSGAASDRWASRFGKRRPAIVFGTLCDMVFLALMAYAGGIPLLALSYVGLQFTSNIAHGPAQGLMHDKVPSEQMGMASGIKNMFDMSGVVVSSLVVGFIFTVETPLAAFIGIALALVLGATFTVFGVHEGSTAAEKNGEPILTRFRNSLRIDRKQHGNYWRLLLVRFLFLSGVYGIQVFAQYFIRDVLQVENPIEFTGSMLAVIVLALMLFSIIAGRIADRIGRKPMHTLAAVTVCVGSILLTIARQPTSVLIIGSVVGAGIGVFLSANWALANDLAPLGEGGKFLGLTNLATAGAGAMSRLLGLPIDAVNNLRPGEYLGYNVLFLSAAVMSIVSLLILRKVPEQINPRRTQVVDIRSDR